In Rhodothermus marinus DSM 4252, a single genomic region encodes these proteins:
- a CDS encoding phosphoribosylaminoimidazolesuccinocarboxamide synthase, with product MVSESLIRAQLDWTIRETNLRELGTPYRGKVRDVYTVDGHLVIVTTDRISAFDHILRQTIPFKGQVLNQLAAYFFRHTADLVPNHVEAVPDPNVTVARRCRPIPIEFVVRGYLAGHAWRVYRSGRRELCGKKLPEGLVQNARLPEPILTPATKAKEGHDEDISREEIIARGLLDAETFDRIEVMTLALYRRGAEMAARRGLILVDTKYEFGIDDEGMIRLIDEVHTPDSSRYFYADEYEERLRKGLPQRQLSKEFVREWLMEHGFMGQPGQQLPDLPDDVRVEIARRYIEVYEQLTGEPFQPDTHPDPEQRIRENLAALPLLQAQLSR from the coding sequence ATGGTTTCGGAATCCCTGATTCGCGCACAACTGGACTGGACGATCCGGGAGACGAATCTCCGGGAGCTGGGCACGCCCTATCGGGGCAAGGTGCGCGACGTCTACACGGTGGACGGTCACCTGGTGATTGTCACAACCGACCGCATCTCGGCCTTTGATCATATTCTGCGCCAGACCATCCCGTTCAAAGGGCAGGTGCTGAACCAGCTGGCCGCATACTTTTTCCGCCACACGGCCGATCTGGTCCCCAACCATGTGGAGGCGGTGCCAGACCCGAACGTGACGGTAGCCCGACGGTGCCGCCCGATTCCCATCGAATTCGTGGTGCGGGGCTATCTGGCCGGACATGCCTGGCGCGTCTATCGGAGCGGCCGCCGGGAACTCTGCGGCAAAAAACTCCCGGAAGGGCTTGTGCAGAATGCCCGCCTTCCCGAGCCGATCCTGACGCCGGCCACCAAGGCGAAAGAGGGACACGACGAAGACATCAGCCGCGAGGAGATCATCGCGCGGGGCCTGCTGGACGCAGAGACGTTCGATCGCATCGAGGTCATGACACTGGCGCTCTACCGACGCGGTGCCGAAATGGCCGCACGACGGGGACTGATTCTCGTCGATACGAAGTACGAGTTCGGGATTGACGACGAAGGCATGATCCGCCTGATCGACGAGGTCCACACGCCGGATTCGTCCCGGTATTTCTATGCGGACGAGTACGAAGAGCGGTTGCGCAAAGGACTCCCGCAGCGGCAGCTCTCCAAGGAGTTCGTGCGTGAGTGGCTGATGGAGCACGGTTTCATGGGCCAGCCGGGCCAGCAGTTGCCCGATCTCCCGGACGATGTGCGCGTGGAGATTGCCCGCCGCTATATCGAGGTCTACGAGCAGCTGACCGGCGAACCGTTTCAGCCCGACACGCACCCCGATCCGGAGCAGCGCATCCGGGAGAACCTGGCCGCCCTCCCCCTGCTCCAGGCTCAGCTCAGCCGGTAG
- a CDS encoding vWA domain-containing protein has product MLQLAWPPFLYVLLLSLTVAFAVWTYRRTHALTRRQRLLLTLLRSTTLGLVLTLLADPLLVRTERRQTPPELALLIDDSASMPLAARDSSQQLAQRLQQTLPWDALQKTHLHSYGFGATLFPLPEKPRLLADSLWFRRTRTDLNQAILEVQQRHPHLRAIVLISDGQFNTGPSPLYSAERLGIPIFTVAVGDTARPRDIWIDRIETNTLAYTRTRLPVTAHLQARGFAGAEVTIRLEVDGREIERQRHTFSAQEERATVTFTYEPQQPGLHRLRVYVDPAAGEFLDSNNGESAVVRVLERRRRILLLGAAPEPDLANLQRLLAQNADLEVTTRVQRDDRRFYGGPLPDSLEAFDLIILAGYPGREASTTDLERIAAAAERVPLLFLLSPQTDLRRLSALAEVLPARPDQILPGYVDVAFQLRPEARTHAVFDLPGGIPDALEQLPPLRTTLSTWTVAPDARLLAVARSTDGASPTPLLVVQERGGHRRAALLGSGTWRWSSLPDAFDELRTFWETLLNNLMQWLTAPSENQQVRIRPERDTFGEDEPVRLLGEVYDERLAPVDDATVTVDVWDADSTRYPFRMESTGNGRYRLEIDNLPQGLYRYRGEARRGTELLGRDSGYFAVGATTLEYKTPWADWNLLRQLAGRTGGRFLTLSEASTLATTLQQAGLLTPSETLVQAEWRPRMTWPPLALIILLLTIEWVLRKRFGVV; this is encoded by the coding sequence ATGCTGCAGCTCGCCTGGCCGCCCTTCCTGTACGTTCTTCTGCTGAGCCTGACGGTCGCATTCGCCGTCTGGACCTACCGCCGCACGCATGCCCTGACCCGACGCCAGCGTCTGCTGCTGACACTGCTCCGGAGCACCACCCTGGGCCTCGTGCTTACGCTGCTGGCCGATCCCCTGCTGGTACGTACCGAGCGACGGCAGACTCCGCCCGAACTGGCCCTTCTGATCGACGATAGTGCCAGTATGCCGCTGGCCGCCCGCGACAGCAGCCAGCAACTGGCCCAACGCCTGCAACAAACCCTCCCGTGGGATGCGTTGCAAAAGACCCACCTGCACTCCTACGGCTTTGGCGCAACGCTCTTTCCACTTCCCGAAAAGCCCCGCCTGCTGGCGGATTCGCTTTGGTTTCGACGTACCCGCACCGACCTGAATCAGGCCATTCTCGAAGTCCAGCAACGCCATCCCCATCTTCGAGCCATCGTATTGATCTCCGACGGTCAGTTCAACACCGGTCCGTCACCCCTGTACAGCGCCGAACGCCTGGGCATCCCGATTTTCACCGTGGCCGTGGGCGATACTGCACGCCCGCGCGACATCTGGATCGACCGTATCGAAACCAACACGCTGGCCTACACGCGGACGCGCCTCCCCGTCACAGCACACCTGCAGGCCCGGGGCTTCGCCGGCGCGGAAGTAACGATCAGGCTGGAAGTGGACGGCCGCGAAATCGAACGCCAGCGACACACCTTCAGCGCTCAGGAAGAGCGGGCGACCGTCACCTTCACCTACGAACCACAGCAGCCGGGTCTGCATCGGCTGCGCGTGTATGTGGATCCGGCTGCTGGGGAGTTTCTGGATAGCAATAACGGAGAAAGCGCCGTCGTTCGCGTGCTCGAACGCCGCCGCCGCATCCTGCTGCTCGGCGCCGCCCCCGAACCCGATCTGGCCAACCTCCAGCGGCTCCTCGCTCAGAACGCCGACCTGGAGGTAACCACACGCGTGCAGCGCGACGACCGACGCTTCTACGGCGGTCCGCTTCCAGACTCACTCGAAGCCTTCGATCTAATCATCCTGGCCGGCTATCCTGGACGCGAAGCCAGCACGACCGACCTGGAGCGTATCGCGGCCGCCGCCGAGCGCGTCCCGCTCCTCTTTCTGCTCAGCCCCCAGACGGATCTCCGTCGCCTGAGCGCCCTGGCCGAGGTACTTCCGGCCCGCCCCGATCAGATTCTTCCCGGCTACGTTGACGTGGCCTTCCAGCTTCGCCCGGAAGCTCGCACGCATGCCGTCTTTGATCTTCCCGGTGGCATCCCCGACGCACTGGAACAGCTTCCTCCGCTTCGCACCACACTTTCCACCTGGACGGTGGCCCCGGACGCGCGTCTGCTGGCCGTCGCCCGGTCGACCGACGGCGCCTCCCCTACCCCGTTGCTCGTCGTTCAGGAACGGGGCGGGCATCGCCGCGCCGCGCTCCTGGGCAGCGGCACCTGGCGCTGGAGCAGCCTGCCCGATGCGTTCGACGAGCTGCGAACCTTCTGGGAGACGCTGCTGAACAATCTGATGCAATGGCTGACCGCGCCGAGCGAAAACCAGCAGGTGCGCATCCGCCCGGAACGCGACACGTTTGGCGAAGACGAACCGGTTCGACTCCTGGGCGAAGTGTACGACGAACGCCTGGCCCCCGTCGACGACGCGACGGTTACCGTCGACGTGTGGGACGCCGACAGCACCCGCTATCCGTTCCGTATGGAATCGACCGGCAACGGCCGCTATCGCCTGGAAATCGATAACCTGCCCCAGGGCCTCTACCGCTACCGGGGCGAAGCACGGCGCGGAACGGAACTACTCGGCCGCGACAGCGGCTACTTTGCCGTCGGTGCCACCACGCTTGAGTACAAAACCCCCTGGGCCGACTGGAACCTGCTTCGACAGCTTGCCGGCCGCACCGGTGGACGCTTCCTGACCCTTTCGGAAGCCTCGACGCTGGCAACGACGCTCCAGCAGGCCGGCTTGCTTACGCCATCGGAGACGCTCGTACAGGCAGAGTGGCGCCCGCGGATGACGTGGCCGCCGCTTGCGCTGATTATTTTGCTCCTTACGATCGAGTGGGTTCTTCGCAAACGTTTCGGGGTTGTTTAG
- a CDS encoding cytidine deaminase yields MTDVREQLRKLVREVRHRAYVPYSKRPEAVVLLLSDGSWIPGVRVESASFSLTIPPLQNAWTTAVALGRRDVVAVVFSEPPDAGTRAFLEGLELSLMGVSADLFVLRSAELAVPCEPLAPFLDQMPDEPPEGIQLAREVATRALAPYSRFPVGCLLQLEDGRCIPGVNVEHPDWTRTLCAERNALGTAVSYGIAPSTWRALFLSCVNDVRGTPCGACRQLLAEHRSDLSVWMDRGSKNPPEHMRVDLLLPGFFVLQ; encoded by the coding sequence GTGACGGACGTACGCGAGCAACTTCGGAAGCTGGTGCGAGAGGTGCGCCATCGGGCCTATGTGCCGTATTCGAAACGTCCGGAAGCCGTGGTGCTGTTGCTTTCGGACGGCTCCTGGATTCCGGGGGTGCGCGTCGAAAGCGCGTCGTTTTCGCTGACGATTCCACCGCTGCAAAATGCCTGGACGACCGCCGTGGCGCTGGGTCGTCGCGATGTGGTGGCTGTGGTCTTCTCAGAGCCACCAGATGCGGGAACGCGGGCTTTTTTGGAGGGGCTGGAATTATCGCTAATGGGCGTATCGGCGGATCTTTTTGTGCTTCGATCTGCTGAGCTGGCGGTACCTTGCGAGCCGCTTGCCCCTTTTCTTGATCAGATGCCCGATGAACCGCCCGAGGGTATTCAACTGGCCCGTGAGGTTGCTACTCGTGCGCTGGCGCCGTACTCACGGTTTCCGGTGGGTTGTCTGCTCCAGCTTGAGGATGGTCGTTGTATTCCGGGCGTCAACGTCGAGCATCCGGACTGGACACGAACGCTCTGTGCCGAACGCAATGCGCTGGGTACGGCCGTTAGCTACGGAATAGCGCCGTCAACCTGGCGAGCGTTGTTTCTGTCGTGTGTGAACGACGTCCGGGGTACGCCCTGTGGTGCCTGTCGACAACTGCTGGCCGAACACCGTTCGGATCTGTCGGTGTGGATGGATCGAGGATCGAAGAATCCTCCTGAGCATATGAGGGTTGATCTTTTACTTCCTGGTTTTTTTGTATTGCAATAA
- a CDS encoding MoaD/ThiS family protein: MSDAPQVRLRVLLFSTLRERLGSSELEVFVPAPATGSRLLDQLAAQYPAIAAYRPVVRLAVNQEYVPESVELHENDEIALITPVSGG; this comes from the coding sequence ATGAGCGACGCGCCACAGGTTCGCCTTCGGGTCCTGCTTTTCAGCACGCTACGGGAGCGCCTGGGAAGCAGTGAACTGGAAGTGTTCGTTCCGGCCCCGGCTACCGGGAGTCGGCTACTGGACCAACTGGCCGCACAGTATCCGGCCATCGCCGCTTATCGGCCGGTGGTTCGCCTGGCCGTCAACCAGGAGTACGTCCCGGAATCCGTTGAACTCCATGAAAACGACGAAATTGCCCTGATCACACCGGTCAGTGGAGGCTGA
- a CDS encoding LacI family DNA-binding transcriptional regulator, whose protein sequence is MAQRIRPKKKDKVTIYDVAREAGVAISTVSRVLNNSSDVSEETRQRVLRAIEKLQFRPDRTARTLAQKKTRVLAVAVTSFTTPFHNEILKGVRTAMENVDADLLLSDLGSKYPQQKLLNFLRRGAVDGLLVIGLPADEKLTLELRALHAPVVMVGYHHTDFDCFYWDDRVGARKAVEHLIACGHRRIGMIRSHTEGSLQLDRIAGYREALEAAGIPFDPELVRAGKTEKHAGFSEEAGYEAMQDLLKIEPRVTAVFASSDVQAIGAWKALREAGLRVPEDVALVGYDDIKISEYIGLSSVSQNMHAVGREATRLLVERVEGKRQDPPLEVLVVPQLKIRYSSDCGRA, encoded by the coding sequence ATGGCACAGCGCATTCGTCCCAAAAAGAAAGATAAGGTCACCATCTACGACGTCGCCCGGGAAGCCGGTGTTGCCATCTCGACGGTCTCCCGCGTGTTGAACAACTCCAGCGACGTCTCGGAAGAAACGCGGCAACGCGTTCTTCGGGCCATCGAGAAGCTTCAGTTTCGCCCGGATCGAACCGCCCGCACGCTGGCTCAGAAGAAAACGCGCGTGCTGGCCGTGGCCGTCACGTCGTTCACGACGCCTTTCCACAACGAAATCCTCAAAGGCGTCCGCACGGCCATGGAAAACGTGGACGCCGACCTGCTGTTGAGCGACCTGGGTTCGAAGTATCCCCAGCAGAAGCTGCTCAACTTCCTGCGGCGTGGCGCGGTCGACGGTCTTCTCGTGATCGGGTTGCCCGCTGACGAAAAGCTTACGCTGGAACTCCGAGCCCTTCATGCACCCGTGGTCATGGTGGGCTACCATCACACCGACTTCGACTGCTTCTACTGGGACGACCGCGTAGGCGCCCGAAAGGCCGTCGAACACCTGATCGCCTGCGGTCATCGTCGCATTGGCATGATCCGTTCGCATACGGAGGGTAGCCTGCAGCTCGATCGCATTGCCGGCTACCGGGAGGCGCTGGAGGCGGCCGGGATTCCGTTCGATCCCGAGCTGGTACGTGCCGGCAAAACCGAAAAGCATGCGGGCTTCAGCGAGGAGGCCGGCTACGAGGCCATGCAGGATCTCTTGAAAATTGAGCCCCGGGTGACGGCCGTCTTTGCCAGCAGCGACGTGCAGGCGATCGGGGCCTGGAAGGCGCTGCGCGAGGCCGGCCTGCGCGTGCCCGAGGACGTGGCACTTGTGGGCTACGACGATATTAAAATCAGCGAGTACATCGGCCTCTCCAGCGTCTCCCAGAACATGCATGCGGTGGGCCGCGAGGCGACGCGCCTGCTGGTGGAACGCGTCGAAGGGAAGCGGCAGGATCCGCCGCTGGAAGTGCTGGTAGTGCCACAGCTCAAGATCCGTTACTCGAGCGACTGCGGACGTGCCTGA
- a CDS encoding winged helix-turn-helix domain-containing protein, translating to MLAQTLAQDPRALGYASPVWTTRLLQHYWERHHHLQLSRRTIRRALRQEGYRYKRPRYVLARRSSTWRQAKGGSSGD from the coding sequence TTGCTGGCGCAGACCCTGGCGCAAGACCCGCGCGCGTTGGGATACGCATCGCCGGTATGGACGACGCGGCTTTTGCAGCACTACTGGGAGCGGCATCATCACCTGCAGCTTTCGCGGCGCACCATTCGGCGGGCCCTGCGGCAGGAAGGGTATCGGTACAAGCGGCCGCGCTATGTGCTGGCGCGGCGCTCGTCCACGTGGCGCCAGGCAAAAGGGGGCTCCAGCGGGGATTAA
- a CDS encoding ABC transporter permease, whose product MLRRLYFELFVALRYLRGAQGREEGRRFLRFITYIAIGGVTVGVAALLLALSIVHGFSREIEAKITGFGAHIQVENLRDAPLSDAAWMETALQHMPGVVSVRPVIQEFVLIRRGRREVDGVALWGSPTLPEYLQQHLVAGTARFTPDSLGRPGLIIGRQLAEQLGLKVGDLVTLFSMRRLPSSVRPRVRVRQFYVAGLYETLLADFDQLYVFTSLDAARALLEYGPDEVTRFDLTLQNVQDALHIARQIEDHFGLPVIARTIYEVFRNLFAWVRLQESIIPLVISIIIIVAAFNMLATLLMVILEKAREIGILASMGASRRRLQRMYLILGLLTGLVGTALGELLALSLALLQQKFGIIPLPAEAYYMRTAPIALQTVDFILVAVVTVGLCGLASLIPARIAARMNPIQVIRFH is encoded by the coding sequence GTGCTCCGACGCCTGTATTTCGAGCTTTTTGTCGCGCTGCGCTACCTGCGCGGGGCGCAGGGACGCGAGGAGGGTCGCCGGTTTCTTCGCTTTATCACTTACATTGCCATCGGTGGAGTGACCGTTGGCGTCGCCGCGCTGCTGCTGGCGCTGTCCATCGTGCACGGCTTCAGTCGGGAGATCGAAGCCAAGATCACCGGTTTCGGCGCGCACATCCAGGTAGAAAATCTTCGTGATGCGCCGCTTTCGGACGCCGCCTGGATGGAAACCGCCCTGCAGCACATGCCCGGCGTGGTCTCCGTCCGCCCGGTCATCCAAGAGTTCGTCCTGATCCGACGGGGGCGCCGCGAAGTGGACGGTGTCGCTCTGTGGGGTAGTCCGACGCTCCCGGAATACCTGCAACAGCACCTGGTGGCCGGCACGGCACGATTTACACCTGACAGTCTCGGACGTCCCGGACTGATTATCGGACGCCAGCTCGCCGAACAGCTCGGCCTCAAGGTTGGCGATCTCGTCACGCTTTTTTCTATGCGTCGGCTACCGTCCTCGGTCCGTCCCCGCGTGCGCGTACGCCAGTTCTACGTGGCCGGCCTGTACGAGACGCTCCTGGCCGACTTTGACCAGCTCTACGTCTTTACTTCTCTGGACGCCGCCCGTGCCCTGCTGGAATACGGTCCCGACGAAGTGACCCGCTTTGACCTCACGCTACAGAACGTGCAGGACGCGCTGCACATTGCCCGACAGATCGAGGACCACTTTGGCCTGCCCGTCATCGCCCGCACCATCTATGAAGTATTTCGCAATCTTTTCGCCTGGGTTCGCCTGCAGGAAAGCATCATTCCGCTGGTTATCAGTATCATTATCATCGTCGCCGCCTTCAACATGCTGGCTACCCTGCTCATGGTCATTCTGGAGAAAGCCCGCGAAATCGGCATTCTGGCCAGCATGGGGGCATCTCGGCGAAGGCTTCAGCGAATGTACCTGATCCTGGGTCTGCTGACCGGACTGGTCGGAACCGCCCTGGGCGAACTCCTGGCGCTCAGTCTGGCGCTCCTGCAGCAAAAGTTCGGAATCATTCCACTGCCTGCCGAGGCCTACTACATGCGAACGGCACCGATCGCCCTGCAGACCGTAGATTTTATCCTGGTTGCCGTCGTGACGGTGGGGCTCTGTGGACTGGCCTCGCTGATACCGGCCCGCATTGCCGCCCGCATGAACCCGATTCAGGTGATTCGTTTTCACTGA
- a CDS encoding IS1595 family transposase has protein sequence MKLSELAALAADEQKAEAFLQSRGLLPRFTHCPYCKSEHLGRVRRRFYKCYRCRREWSPRKGSLLEGLRLPLGKFLLALKLFELEVSARRAARELGLAYNTVHRLFLLFRERIYQSSSQEAQLSGEIEMDESYFGGRRRGRRGRGAVGKLPVFGILERGGKVKVEVVPDVRAETLLREAIRKVRRGSLIYTDRFRSYDGLVCYGFRHERIDHGQRFANGKVYINGIEGFWSYAKERLLKYHGLSALWFPLYLKELEFRYNHRKEDLFEKLLEVLKGGMN, from the coding sequence ATGAAGCTGAGTGAACTGGCCGCGCTGGCCGCCGACGAGCAAAAAGCCGAAGCCTTCCTGCAAAGCCGCGGCCTGCTGCCGCGCTTCACCCACTGCCCCTACTGCAAAAGCGAACACCTCGGCCGCGTGCGGCGGCGCTTTTACAAATGCTATCGGTGCCGCCGCGAATGGAGCCCCCGCAAGGGTTCGCTCCTGGAGGGTTTGCGCCTGCCGCTGGGCAAGTTTCTGCTGGCCTTGAAGCTATTTGAACTGGAAGTGTCGGCCCGGCGTGCGGCTCGTGAGCTTGGCCTGGCCTACAACACGGTGCATCGGTTGTTTCTGTTGTTTCGGGAGCGGATCTATCAGTCCAGCAGCCAGGAAGCCCAGCTTTCGGGCGAAATCGAGATGGACGAGAGCTACTTTGGGGGTCGTCGTCGGGGCAGGCGGGGACGTGGGGCTGTGGGCAAGCTGCCGGTGTTTGGGATTCTGGAGCGGGGTGGCAAAGTAAAGGTAGAAGTGGTGCCGGACGTGCGGGCCGAGACGTTGCTGCGGGAGGCGATTCGGAAGGTCCGACGGGGCAGTTTGATCTACACGGATCGGTTTCGGAGCTACGATGGGCTGGTGTGCTATGGGTTTCGGCATGAGCGGATTGATCACGGGCAGCGTTTTGCCAACGGGAAGGTGTACATCAACGGGATTGAGGGTTTTTGGAGCTATGCGAAGGAGCGTTTGCTGAAGTATCATGGGTTGTCGGCCCTGTGGTTTCCGTTGTACTTGAAGGAATTGGAGTTTCGATACAATCATCGGAAGGAGGATTTGTTTGAGAAACTGCTGGAAGTGCTAAAAGGTGGAATGAATTGA
- a CDS encoding nitrilase-related carbon-nitrogen hydrolase has product MQVAYVQYNPAYLQITQNLKQVEALLEGIEADLIVLPELFASGYFFRSHEDLVAVAEPIPEGPTTQWMIEWCRKTGTVMVGGLPERDGDRFYNSAVAVGPEGLIGRYRKVHLFYEEKLHFSPGNLGFQVFEVADRNGQLYRLGVMICFDWYFPEAARTLALQGADVIAHPSNLVRPDCPRAMPIRALENHVFTITANRYGVESNGRETLRFIGRSLICDPAGRVLQEAPPEGDQVGIAEITPREARNRRITPHNDLFEDRRPDCYRLS; this is encoded by the coding sequence ATGCAGGTTGCTTACGTGCAGTACAATCCGGCCTATCTTCAAATCACGCAGAACCTGAAGCAGGTTGAAGCACTGCTTGAAGGCATAGAGGCCGACCTGATCGTGCTGCCGGAACTGTTCGCCAGCGGTTATTTCTTCAGATCACACGAAGATCTGGTAGCCGTTGCCGAGCCTATCCCGGAGGGACCTACCACGCAGTGGATGATCGAGTGGTGCCGGAAGACGGGCACCGTCATGGTCGGCGGCCTGCCCGAGCGCGACGGCGATCGATTTTACAACAGCGCGGTCGCGGTGGGGCCCGAAGGCCTGATCGGCCGCTATCGCAAAGTGCATCTCTTCTACGAAGAAAAGCTGCATTTCAGCCCGGGCAACCTGGGGTTTCAGGTGTTCGAGGTGGCCGATCGGAATGGCCAGCTCTACCGGCTGGGTGTCATGATCTGTTTCGACTGGTATTTTCCGGAGGCGGCCCGCACGCTGGCGCTTCAGGGCGCCGACGTGATCGCGCATCCGTCCAATCTGGTACGTCCGGACTGCCCTCGCGCCATGCCCATCCGGGCGCTGGAAAACCATGTGTTTACGATCACGGCCAACCGCTACGGCGTTGAGTCCAACGGTCGGGAGACGCTTCGCTTCATCGGGCGCAGCCTGATCTGTGATCCGGCCGGTCGAGTGCTTCAGGAGGCCCCGCCTGAAGGGGATCAGGTAGGCATCGCCGAAATCACACCTCGGGAGGCGCGCAACCGGCGCATTACGCCCCATAACGACCTGTTCGAAGATCGACGGCCGGACTGCTACCGGCTGAGCTGA
- a CDS encoding molybdenum cofactor biosynthesis protein MoaE produces the protein MEFRSPTVWLRLMHEPLPVAEAVSFLQTPEAGGLALFLGTTRRWTDDRETLSLFYEAYEPMALAEMGRLSDEALRRWPVRRLCLWHRLDDVPAGEISVLVGVATPHRAEAFEACRFLIDTLKRQVPIWKRETLSDGQNVWVEEGIPESKSR, from the coding sequence ATGGAATTTCGCTCACCTACGGTCTGGCTACGACTGATGCACGAGCCGTTGCCGGTCGCAGAAGCGGTCTCGTTTCTTCAGACGCCTGAGGCGGGCGGTCTGGCGCTGTTTCTGGGCACCACGCGCCGCTGGACCGACGACCGGGAGACGCTCTCGCTGTTCTACGAAGCCTATGAGCCCATGGCGCTGGCCGAGATGGGACGACTCTCGGACGAAGCGCTCCGCCGCTGGCCCGTCCGTCGGCTCTGCCTGTGGCACCGACTGGACGACGTACCGGCCGGCGAGATCAGTGTACTGGTGGGCGTGGCCACCCCGCACCGGGCCGAAGCATTCGAGGCCTGCCGTTTTCTGATCGACACGCTCAAGCGCCAGGTGCCTATCTGGAAGCGCGAAACGCTCTCGGACGGTCAGAACGTGTGGGTCGAGGAAGGCATCCCTGAATCGAAGTCGCGCTGA